From Drosophila suzukii chromosome 2R, CBGP_Dsuzu_IsoJpt1.0, whole genome shotgun sequence, a single genomic window includes:
- the LOC108008155 gene encoding uncharacterized protein isoform X1 has product MFKISLILVMAVSGTRAVDYFLELEELYSECTNGPVGSVPLDVAFNVDNFRSVIDADGVHVSGNVTTVWDFDRTDRLSGKINVFRYNRGTWEPTLFNLATHKVCSVIFDKKSYWYKWWFQYIANQEEIQEKCIITKDTVLVHNPFVVKLGLDNISGPPLQGRYKAVIIWELFDQNNVRRPLSTCYEVRGRVERK; this is encoded by the exons atgtttaaaatttcgttGATTCTCGTCATGGCCGTGTCCGGAACTCGAGCCGTGGATTACTTTCTGGAACTAGAGGAGCTATATTCGGAATGTACCAATGGCCCGGTTGGATCGGTACCCCTTGACGTAGCCTTTAACGTTGACAATTTTCGGTCTGTTATAGATGCCGATGGCGTTCACGTTTCGGGAAATGTGACAACCGTTTGGGATTTCGACCGCACCGATCGCCTTTCA GGCAAGATAAATGTTTTCCGCTATAACCGCGGTACATGGGAACCAACATTATTCAACTTAGCCACGCATAAAGTGTGCAGTGTGATTTTTGATAAGAAGTCCTACTGGTACAAATGGTGGTTCCAATACATTGCAAACCAGGAGGAGATACAAGAGAAGTGCATCATAACGAAGGAT ACTGTTTTGGTGCACAATCCTTTCGTTGTGAAGCTGGGTTTAGACAATATTTCCGGTCCGCCTCTTCAAGGACGATACAAGGCGGTGATCATATGGGAACTATTCGACCAGAATAACGTACGGAGACCGTTGTCAACGTGCTACGAAGTTAGAGGCCGTGTTGagagaaaataa
- the LOC108008155 gene encoding uncharacterized protein isoform X3 has translation MFKISLILVMAVSGTRAVDYFLELEELYSECTNGPVGSVPLDVAFNVDNFRSVIDADGVHVSGNVTTVWDFDRTDRLSGKINVFRYNRGTWEPTLFNLATHKVCSVIFDKKSYWYKWWFQYIANQEEIQEKCIITKDVAGFRQYFRSASSRTIQGGDHMGTIRPE, from the exons atgtttaaaatttcgttGATTCTCGTCATGGCCGTGTCCGGAACTCGAGCCGTGGATTACTTTCTGGAACTAGAGGAGCTATATTCGGAATGTACCAATGGCCCGGTTGGATCGGTACCCCTTGACGTAGCCTTTAACGTTGACAATTTTCGGTCTGTTATAGATGCCGATGGCGTTCACGTTTCGGGAAATGTGACAACCGTTTGGGATTTCGACCGCACCGATCGCCTTTCA GGCAAGATAAATGTTTTCCGCTATAACCGCGGTACATGGGAACCAACATTATTCAACTTAGCCACGCATAAAGTGTGCAGTGTGATTTTTGATAAGAAGTCCTACTGGTACAAATGGTGGTTCCAATACATTGCAAACCAGGAGGAGATACAAGAGAAGTGCATCATAACGAAGGATGTAG CTGGGTTTAGACAATATTTCCGGTCCGCCTCTTCAAGGACGATACAAGGCGGTGATCATATGGGAACTATTCGACCAGAATAA
- the LOC108008155 gene encoding uncharacterized protein isoform X2, producing the protein MFKISLILVMAVSGTRAVDYFLELEELYSECTNGPVGSVPLDVAFNVDNFRSVIDADGVHVSGNVTTVWDFDRTDRLSGKINVFRYNRGTWEPTLFNLATHKVCSVIFDKKSYWYKWWFQYIANQEEIQEKCIITKDLGLDNISGPPLQGRYKAVIIWELFDQNNVRRPLSTCYEVRGRVERK; encoded by the exons atgtttaaaatttcgttGATTCTCGTCATGGCCGTGTCCGGAACTCGAGCCGTGGATTACTTTCTGGAACTAGAGGAGCTATATTCGGAATGTACCAATGGCCCGGTTGGATCGGTACCCCTTGACGTAGCCTTTAACGTTGACAATTTTCGGTCTGTTATAGATGCCGATGGCGTTCACGTTTCGGGAAATGTGACAACCGTTTGGGATTTCGACCGCACCGATCGCCTTTCA GGCAAGATAAATGTTTTCCGCTATAACCGCGGTACATGGGAACCAACATTATTCAACTTAGCCACGCATAAAGTGTGCAGTGTGATTTTTGATAAGAAGTCCTACTGGTACAAATGGTGGTTCCAATACATTGCAAACCAGGAGGAGATACAAGAGAAGTGCATCATAACGAAGGAT CTGGGTTTAGACAATATTTCCGGTCCGCCTCTTCAAGGACGATACAAGGCGGTGATCATATGGGAACTATTCGACCAGAATAACGTACGGAGACCGTTGTCAACGTGCTACGAAGTTAGAGGCCGTGTTGagagaaaataa